In Rhodoferax koreense, a genomic segment contains:
- a CDS encoding citrate/2-methylcitrate synthase — MKSDKPQPPPEPRSAYASAAEAMQLLNVRQQTLYAYVSRGWIRSVPQKGQKSHLYLRDDIARVGMRSAARAGHGAVAAAAMNWGEPIFPTSITEITPQGPRYRGHLAADLARSTASFETVAELLWSGVLHERPPWPVQPPGAELLGLTETLGALQARDNILETFALVVLMLGMRRGPVAERLQQGRTLPAAREIMQAVVASCGFLGPARRYRPMQAGEDIVEGLIAALGMSSTDENRAALRHILILMADHELPPGTLGARVVASAGGTLHSCLASALCATSGVEVGRMYERVEAFLGRPQTRTVLLNRALRLHAQGQSVPGFDHPLYPQGDPRAAQLLALARARGQQTRELRSIFRFLEDIHASTGLLPRQEFALVVLARAMELPPQAPAALFALGRIAGWVAHVQEQRASGTLLRPRAKFVEEPASP; from the coding sequence GTGAAGTCCGACAAGCCACAGCCCCCGCCCGAGCCGCGCAGCGCCTATGCCAGCGCGGCCGAAGCGATGCAACTGCTGAACGTGCGGCAGCAGACGCTGTACGCCTACGTCAGCCGGGGCTGGATCCGCAGCGTGCCGCAGAAGGGCCAGAAGTCGCACCTCTACCTGCGCGACGACATCGCCCGCGTGGGCATGCGCTCGGCCGCGCGCGCCGGACATGGTGCGGTGGCCGCCGCGGCCATGAACTGGGGCGAGCCGATCTTTCCCACCTCGATCACCGAGATCACGCCGCAGGGGCCGCGCTACCGCGGCCACCTCGCCGCCGACCTGGCGCGCAGCACGGCGTCGTTCGAGACGGTGGCCGAACTGTTGTGGTCGGGTGTCCTGCACGAACGGCCGCCATGGCCGGTGCAGCCGCCCGGCGCGGAACTGCTGGGCCTCACCGAGACACTGGGCGCGCTGCAGGCGCGCGACAACATCCTCGAGACCTTCGCCCTGGTGGTGTTGATGCTGGGCATGCGCCGCGGCCCGGTGGCGGAACGGCTGCAGCAAGGACGCACGCTGCCCGCGGCGCGCGAAATCATGCAGGCGGTGGTCGCCAGTTGCGGCTTCCTCGGGCCCGCGCGCCGCTACCGGCCGATGCAGGCCGGCGAGGACATCGTCGAAGGGCTGATCGCCGCGCTCGGCATGTCTTCGACCGATGAGAACCGCGCGGCACTGCGCCACATCCTGATCCTGATGGCCGACCACGAACTGCCACCCGGCACCCTGGGCGCGCGGGTGGTGGCCTCGGCCGGCGGTACGCTGCACAGTTGCCTGGCCTCGGCGCTGTGCGCCACCTCGGGTGTCGAAGTGGGACGGATGTACGAACGCGTGGAGGCCTTCCTCGGCCGCCCGCAGACGCGCACCGTGCTGCTCAACCGCGCACTGCGGCTGCATGCGCAAGGGCAGAGCGTGCCGGGTTTCGACCACCCGCTCTACCCGCAGGGCGACCCGCGCGCGGCGCAGCTGCTGGCCCTCGCGCGCGCACGCGGCCAGCAGACGCGGGAGCTGCGTTCCATCTTCCGCTTCCTCGAAGACATCCACGCCAGCACGGGCTTGCTGCCGCGGCAGGAGTTCGCGCTGGTGGTGCTGGCCCGCGCCATGGAACTGCCGCCGCAGGCCCCGGCCGCGCTCTTCGCGCTGGGCCGCATCGCAGGATGGGTGGCGCACGTGCAGGAGCAGCGCGCCTCCGGCACGTTGCTGCGCCCCCGCGCCAAGTTCGTGGAGGAACCAGCGTCGCCGTAG
- a CDS encoding Bug family tripartite tricarboxylate transporter substrate binding protein — translation MKLNHRAWAIAACVFATATAVQAQPQDFPNKPIHIVVPLPPGGSNDVLARVLGQKMAEAFGQPVVVDNKPGAAGNIATEFMSRVEADGYTIAVAPNQTVAVNPVLYPKLPFDVQRDLQGISMMGRVPMVLVVSSKVSATSVADLITQAKAAPDKFTYASAGAGSPQHMAAEVFKSMTGTRLTQIPYKGSAPALVDVLGGTVDVMFCPINSALPHIRSGKIRALGTTGTQRLEALLPGVPTIAETVPNYESDIWIGMVAPAKTPQPIIAKLNAELRRSLALPDVRAKLAEQGIYAETSTPAEFSALIASDQKRWAAVIKAANIVPE, via the coding sequence ATGAAACTCAACCATCGCGCATGGGCCATCGCGGCCTGTGTGTTCGCCACGGCGACGGCTGTCCAGGCCCAGCCGCAGGACTTTCCGAACAAGCCCATCCACATCGTCGTGCCGCTGCCGCCGGGCGGCTCCAACGACGTGCTCGCGCGCGTGCTGGGCCAAAAGATGGCCGAGGCCTTCGGGCAGCCCGTGGTGGTGGACAACAAGCCAGGCGCGGCCGGCAACATCGCCACCGAATTCATGTCGCGTGTCGAGGCCGACGGCTACACCATCGCGGTGGCGCCGAACCAGACGGTGGCGGTGAACCCCGTGCTCTACCCCAAGCTGCCATTCGACGTGCAGCGTGACCTGCAGGGCATCTCGATGATGGGCCGCGTCCCGATGGTGCTGGTGGTGTCGAGCAAGGTCAGCGCGACCTCGGTGGCCGACCTGATCACCCAGGCCAAGGCCGCACCCGACAAGTTCACCTATGCCTCGGCCGGCGCGGGCAGCCCGCAGCACATGGCGGCGGAGGTGTTCAAGTCGATGACCGGCACGCGGCTCACGCAGATTCCCTACAAGGGCTCCGCGCCGGCGCTGGTGGATGTGCTCGGCGGCACGGTGGACGTGATGTTCTGCCCGATCAACTCCGCGCTGCCGCACATCCGCAGCGGCAAGATCCGCGCGCTCGGCACCACCGGCACCCAGCGGCTCGAAGCCCTGCTGCCCGGCGTGCCGACCATCGCCGAGACCGTGCCCAACTACGAGAGCGACATCTGGATCGGCATGGTGGCACCGGCGAAGACGCCGCAGCCCATCATCGCCAAGCTCAACGCCGAGTTGCGCCGCTCACTGGCCTTGCCCGACGTGCGCGCCAAGCTGGCAGAGCAGGGCATCTATGCCGAGACCAGCACGCCAGCCGAATTCAGCGCCCTGATCGCCAGCGACCAGAAGCGCTGGGCCGCCGTGATCAAGGCCGCCAACATCGTGCCCGAATAA
- a CDS encoding thiamine pyrophosphate-binding protein → MTSLSTPAVRRDIPHPSEPDDTVWGSDAIAEMLRAMDIPYVLLNPGASFRGLHDSLVNHLGNEKPQMVVVLHEEHAVAIAHGYTKVTGKPLIAILHSNVGLMHGSMAIFDAWADRVPVIVLGATGPVDAHKRRPWIDWIHTAQDQGALVRNFTKWDAQPASIPAAQEALLRARQIATTAPQGPVYVCFDAALQESRLPGKAALPAPSRYLAPPPARPSDELLKQAADWLSGARRPVILMGRVNRDEQAWAQRVQLAETLQAEVLTDLKVGAAFPTDHPLHAAPSGAFLNPTSQEVLRRADVVLSLDWLDLAGTLKQAWGDEPVGSKVIQVSVDHYIHNGWSMDHQGLPPVDLFLLCEPEPAVALLNPLVQPRPRLEVSPRPALAAPAAGPGLMSVATLAATVREAVGERKVCLMRLPLSWSGEMWDFRHPLDFLGYDGGGGIGSGPGMAIGSALALKGSDRLPVAIIGDGDYMMGVNALWTAANARIPMLVIVCNNRSFFNDELHQERVARQRHRPVENRWIGQRISDPAPDLAMMARGQGLTGFGPVQDAAELASLLPGAIAAVQQGETVVIDVVVQTGYSPAMTAGMTRSKD, encoded by the coding sequence ATGACGTCTCTTTCCACGCCGGCCGTGCGCCGCGACATCCCGCACCCCTCCGAGCCGGACGACACCGTCTGGGGCAGCGACGCCATCGCCGAGATGCTGCGCGCGATGGACATTCCCTACGTGCTGCTCAACCCGGGGGCCAGCTTCCGCGGCCTGCACGACAGCCTGGTCAACCACCTCGGCAACGAGAAGCCGCAGATGGTGGTGGTGCTGCACGAGGAACACGCCGTGGCCATCGCCCACGGCTACACCAAGGTGACCGGCAAGCCGCTGATCGCCATCCTGCACAGCAACGTGGGCCTGATGCACGGCAGCATGGCCATCTTCGACGCCTGGGCCGACCGTGTGCCGGTGATCGTGCTCGGCGCCACCGGCCCGGTGGACGCGCACAAGCGGCGCCCCTGGATCGACTGGATCCACACCGCGCAGGACCAGGGCGCGCTGGTGCGCAACTTCACCAAATGGGACGCGCAGCCCGCGTCCATCCCGGCGGCGCAAGAAGCCCTGCTGCGCGCGCGTCAGATCGCCACCACCGCGCCGCAGGGCCCCGTCTATGTGTGTTTCGACGCGGCGCTGCAGGAATCCAGGCTGCCCGGCAAGGCGGCGCTGCCAGCGCCCTCGCGTTATCTCGCGCCGCCACCTGCCCGGCCTTCGGACGAGCTGCTGAAACAAGCCGCGGACTGGTTGTCCGGCGCGCGCCGTCCGGTGATCCTGATGGGCCGCGTCAACCGCGACGAGCAGGCCTGGGCACAGCGTGTGCAACTGGCCGAGACGCTGCAGGCCGAGGTGCTCACCGACCTGAAGGTCGGCGCGGCCTTCCCGACCGACCATCCCCTGCACGCCGCGCCCAGCGGGGCGTTCCTGAACCCGACGTCGCAGGAAGTTCTGCGCCGCGCCGACGTGGTGCTGAGCCTGGACTGGCTCGACCTGGCCGGCACGCTCAAACAGGCCTGGGGCGACGAGCCCGTGGGCAGCAAGGTCATCCAGGTGTCGGTCGACCACTACATCCACAACGGCTGGAGCATGGACCACCAGGGGCTGCCGCCGGTGGACCTGTTCCTGCTGTGCGAGCCGGAGCCGGCCGTGGCCTTGCTGAACCCGCTGGTCCAGCCAAGGCCCAGGCTCGAAGTGAGCCCACGCCCTGCACTCGCGGCACCGGCGGCCGGGCCGGGCCTGATGTCGGTGGCCACACTGGCCGCCACGGTGCGCGAGGCCGTGGGCGAGCGCAAGGTCTGCCTGATGCGCCTGCCGCTGAGCTGGAGCGGCGAGATGTGGGACTTCCGGCACCCGCTGGACTTCCTCGGCTACGACGGCGGCGGCGGCATCGGTTCCGGCCCGGGCATGGCCATCGGCTCGGCGCTGGCGCTCAAGGGCAGCGACCGGCTGCCGGTGGCCATCATCGGCGACGGCGACTACATGATGGGCGTGAACGCGCTGTGGACGGCGGCCAACGCGCGCATCCCGATGCTGGTGATCGTGTGCAACAACCGCTCCTTCTTCAACGACGAGCTGCACCAGGAACGCGTGGCGCGCCAGCGCCACCGGCCGGTGGAAAACCGCTGGATCGGCCAGCGCATCAGCGACCCGGCGCCCGATCTCGCCATGATGGCGCGCGGCCAGGGCCTCACCGGCTTCGGCCCGGTGCAGGACGCGGCCGAACTCGCCAGCCTGCTGCCCGGTGCCATCGCCGCCGTGCAACAGGGCGAGACGGTGGTGATCGACGTGGTGGTGCAGACCGGCTACAGCCCGGCCATGACCGCCGGCATGACACGTTCCAAGGATTGA
- a CDS encoding aldehyde dehydrogenase family protein, whose translation MRRHEIPDGILPTQRGLYYGGAWHAPKAGAFADTINPCYDEAITQAPLADADDVDAAVQAAHTAFPAWAATPPVERGRYLRRAAAILREHGQPLAQLDALNNGNPVSALAMDAGFAADCLEYFAGLATEIKGETIPMGDGNFNYTLQEPLGVVARIVAYNHPLMFAAARLAAPLAAGNTVVVKAPDQAPLSTLRLAELVGHVFPPGVANFLCGGRDCGEALGRHPLVRKITLIGGVPTGKAVMKTAADSLKPVLLELGGKNALIAYPDADIDKLVNGIIAGMNFTWSGQSCGSTSRVFLHESLHDEVLARVVKLLPERHRPGIPTDPKTTMGSLVSRAQLEKVQRYVAAGLEDGGRLVCGGRQPDDPALKDGFFYEATVFADMQPHMRLAREEVFGPVMSVFKWRDEDALFDQVNGVDFGLTGSIWTRDLNTAHRAAKRILTGYVWINNASQHFMGAPFGGVKQSGIGREECFAELLEFTYTKNVNLKLG comes from the coding sequence ATGCGCAGACACGAAATTCCCGATGGCATCCTGCCCACGCAGCGCGGCCTGTACTACGGCGGCGCCTGGCACGCCCCCAAGGCCGGCGCCTTTGCCGACACCATCAACCCCTGCTACGACGAAGCCATCACCCAGGCCCCGCTGGCCGATGCCGACGACGTGGACGCTGCGGTGCAGGCCGCGCATACCGCGTTTCCCGCCTGGGCCGCGACACCGCCGGTGGAGCGCGGCCGCTACCTGCGCCGCGCCGCCGCCATCCTGCGCGAACATGGCCAGCCCCTGGCCCAGCTCGATGCGTTGAACAACGGCAACCCCGTTTCGGCGCTGGCCATGGACGCGGGCTTCGCGGCAGATTGCCTGGAGTACTTCGCCGGCCTGGCCACCGAGATCAAGGGCGAAACCATTCCGATGGGCGACGGCAACTTCAACTACACGCTGCAGGAGCCGCTGGGCGTGGTCGCCCGCATCGTGGCCTACAACCACCCGCTGATGTTCGCCGCGGCCCGCCTGGCCGCGCCTTTGGCGGCGGGCAATACCGTGGTGGTGAAGGCGCCCGACCAGGCTCCGCTGTCCACGCTGCGGCTGGCCGAGCTGGTGGGGCATGTGTTCCCGCCCGGCGTGGCCAACTTCCTGTGCGGCGGCCGCGATTGCGGCGAAGCGCTGGGACGCCATCCGCTGGTGCGCAAGATCACGCTCATCGGCGGCGTGCCCACGGGCAAGGCGGTGATGAAGACCGCGGCCGACAGCCTGAAGCCGGTGCTGCTCGAGCTTGGCGGCAAAAACGCGCTCATTGCATATCCGGACGCCGACATCGACAAGCTCGTGAACGGCATCATCGCTGGCATGAACTTCACCTGGTCGGGCCAGAGCTGCGGCTCCACCAGCCGCGTCTTCCTGCACGAGTCACTGCACGACGAAGTGCTGGCCCGCGTGGTGAAGCTGCTGCCCGAGCGGCACCGGCCCGGCATTCCCACGGACCCGAAAACCACCATGGGCTCGCTCGTGAGCCGGGCGCAGCTCGAGAAGGTGCAGCGCTACGTGGCCGCCGGCCTGGAGGACGGCGGCCGCCTGGTTTGCGGTGGCCGGCAACCGGATGACCCGGCGCTGAAGGACGGCTTCTTCTACGAGGCCACTGTCTTCGCCGACATGCAGCCGCACATGCGGCTCGCGCGCGAAGAGGTGTTCGGCCCGGTGATGTCGGTCTTCAAGTGGCGCGACGAGGACGCCTTGTTCGACCAGGTCAACGGTGTGGACTTCGGCCTCACCGGCTCGATCTGGACGCGGGATCTCAACACCGCCCACCGCGCGGCCAAACGCATCCTGACGGGTTATGTGTGGATCAATAACGCGAGCCAGCACTTCATGGGCGCGCCGTTCGGCGGCGTGAAGCAGTCGGGCATCGGCCGCGAGGAGTGTTTCGCCGAGTTGCTGGAGTTCACCTACACCAAGAACGTAAACCTGAAGCTTGGTTGA
- a CDS encoding MSMEG_0569 family flavin-dependent oxidoreductase, which yields MPTLSPSQLPSHSSVAIVGGGQAGLSLSYHLQQRGIDHVVLEKHHAMHAWQNQRWDNFCLVTPNWQCKLPGHEYSGSDPHGFMKKDEINAYLAGFRAKVDAPLIEGVTVRRVAPRAQQAGGGFGVSTSAGDFTADQVVVASGGYHLPIIPRLAERLPAGITQVHSEQYRNAASLPEGAVLVVGSGQSGSQIAEDLHLAGRKVFLAVGNAPRCARFYRGKDVVDWLADMHYYDMPVHEHPLREGVRDNTNHYVTGRDGGRDIDLRRFASEGMELYGVLKGLEGTTLQFACDLARSLDQADQVYNGINASIDKYIEKNGIATTEPASVYQATWVPAQERATLDLAAAGITAIVWCIGFQPDFRWVEAPVFDGRGHPGHVRGVTQQPGLYFLGLPWLYTWGSGRFSGVARDALYLAEKIDALRLREEEPNESAEDMPAYS from the coding sequence ATGCCGACCCTCTCGCCCTCCCAACTCCCCAGCCACAGCAGCGTCGCCATCGTGGGCGGCGGCCAGGCCGGCCTGTCGCTGAGCTACCACCTGCAGCAGCGCGGCATCGACCATGTCGTGCTCGAAAAGCACCATGCCATGCATGCTTGGCAGAACCAGCGCTGGGACAACTTCTGCCTGGTCACGCCGAATTGGCAGTGCAAGCTGCCGGGCCATGAATACAGCGGTAGCGACCCGCACGGCTTCATGAAGAAGGACGAGATCAACGCCTACCTGGCCGGCTTCCGTGCCAAGGTGGATGCGCCGCTCATCGAAGGCGTCACCGTGCGCCGTGTCGCGCCTCGCGCGCAGCAGGCGGGCGGCGGCTTCGGTGTCTCCACATCGGCCGGCGACTTCACGGCCGACCAGGTGGTGGTGGCCAGCGGTGGTTACCACCTGCCGATCATTCCGCGCCTGGCCGAACGGCTGCCGGCCGGCATCACACAAGTCCACTCTGAGCAATACCGCAATGCGGCCTCGCTGCCCGAAGGCGCGGTGCTGGTCGTGGGCTCGGGCCAGTCGGGCTCGCAGATCGCCGAAGACCTGCACCTGGCCGGCCGCAAGGTCTTTCTTGCCGTCGGCAATGCGCCGCGCTGTGCCCGCTTCTACCGCGGCAAGGACGTGGTCGACTGGCTGGCCGACATGCACTACTACGACATGCCGGTGCACGAACATCCGCTGCGCGAAGGCGTGCGCGACAACACCAACCACTACGTGACCGGCCGCGACGGCGGGCGCGACATCGACCTGCGCCGCTTTGCCAGCGAAGGCATGGAGCTCTATGGCGTTTTGAAGGGCCTCGAGGGCACGACGCTGCAGTTCGCCTGCGACCTCGCGCGGAGCCTGGACCAGGCCGACCAGGTCTACAACGGCATCAATGCCTCCATTGATAAATACATCGAGAAGAATGGCATCGCGACCACCGAGCCAGCTTCCGTCTACCAGGCTACCTGGGTACCCGCGCAGGAGCGCGCCACGCTGGACCTGGCGGCGGCCGGCATCACGGCCATCGTCTGGTGCATCGGCTTTCAGCCCGACTTCCGCTGGGTCGAGGCGCCGGTGTTCGATGGCCGCGGCCATCCGGGCCATGTGCGTGGCGTGACGCAGCAGCCGGGCCTGTATTTCCTTGGCCTGCCCTGGCTCTACACCTGGGGCTCGGGCCGCTTCTCGGGTGTGGCGCGCGACGCGCTGTACCTGGCGGAGAAGATCGACGCACTGCGGCTCAGGGAGGAAGAGCCGAATGAAAGCGCAGAGGACATGCCGGCCTATTCGTGA
- a CDS encoding MSMEG_0570 family nitrogen starvation response protein gives MPSMHYILRWPDQTETTCYSPSLVIKDFFTTGTAYPLAEFLPRIRQATQIASDRVEAKFGFACSRANDQLADIEQRAARFDPLAPVEMLAFEDA, from the coding sequence ATGCCTTCCATGCACTACATCCTGCGCTGGCCCGACCAGACCGAGACCACCTGTTATTCGCCTTCACTGGTGATCAAGGACTTCTTCACCACCGGCACGGCGTATCCGCTCGCCGAATTTTTGCCGCGTATCCGCCAGGCCACGCAGATCGCGTCCGACCGCGTCGAGGCCAAGTTCGGCTTCGCCTGTTCGCGCGCCAACGACCAACTGGCCGACATCGAACAACGCGCCGCGCGGTTCGACCCGCTGGCACCGGTCGAGATGCTGGCGTTCGAAGACGCCTGA
- a CDS encoding MSMEG_0565 family glycosyltransferase, with the protein MPESLRIALLTHSVNPRGGVVHTLELAEALQAAGHVVTVFAPATAGQRMFRPVACELVLVPTAQTLPGVEAMVASRIAAFVAYFSELLQHRSFDLFHAQDSISGNALANLRDQGLIEGFVRTVHHLDVFDNPRLTAWQHRAFAEARQVLCVSRVWQDFLRDEHGIEAGLVHNGVNLRRYSPRPEPGDARVAVRHGLRPGGAVVLAVGGVEERKNTRRLLAAFAALQVRRPDTQLVIAGGASLLDHDAYARAFQADLAASGLRQGTGEDVVLTGPVRDADMPALFRLARVVAMPSLREGFGLVVLEALASGTPVVVSNIAPFTEYLGDAPVAWADPLDVPSITAALDTALQRAPFALPAVCRRFSWPASAAQHLAHYRAQPVHCQA; encoded by the coding sequence ATGCCTGAATCACTGCGCATTGCTTTGCTCACCCATTCCGTGAATCCACGCGGCGGCGTGGTCCATACGCTGGAGCTGGCCGAGGCGCTGCAGGCCGCAGGCCACGTGGTCACGGTGTTCGCGCCGGCCACGGCCGGCCAGCGGATGTTCCGTCCGGTGGCGTGCGAGCTGGTGCTCGTGCCCACGGCCCAGACCCTGCCCGGCGTGGAGGCCATGGTGGCGTCGCGCATCGCGGCTTTCGTCGCTTATTTCAGCGAACTGCTGCAGCACCGCAGCTTCGACCTGTTCCATGCGCAGGACAGCATCAGCGGCAACGCGTTGGCCAACCTGCGCGACCAGGGCCTGATCGAGGGCTTCGTGCGCACCGTGCACCACCTCGACGTGTTCGACAACCCGCGCCTCACGGCTTGGCAGCACCGGGCGTTCGCCGAGGCGCGGCAGGTCCTGTGTGTGAGCCGGGTCTGGCAGGACTTCCTGCGCGATGAACACGGCATCGAGGCCGGCCTGGTGCACAACGGCGTCAACCTGCGGCGCTACAGCCCGCGGCCCGAGCCCGGCGATGCGCGGGTGGCGGTGCGGCACGGCCTGCGTCCCGGGGGCGCCGTGGTGCTGGCCGTGGGTGGGGTGGAAGAGCGCAAGAACACCCGGCGCCTGCTCGCGGCCTTCGCCGCGCTGCAAGTGCGCCGGCCCGACACCCAGCTCGTGATCGCCGGCGGCGCCAGCCTGCTCGACCACGACGCTTATGCCCGGGCCTTCCAGGCCGACCTCGCCGCCAGCGGCTTGCGCCAGGGAACTGGCGAAGACGTCGTCCTGACGGGCCCGGTGCGCGATGCCGACATGCCGGCGCTGTTCCGCCTCGCCCGTGTGGTCGCCATGCCTTCTTTGCGCGAGGGCTTCGGCCTGGTGGTGCTGGAGGCGCTGGCCAGCGGCACACCGGTGGTCGTCTCCAACATCGCGCCGTTCACCGAATACCTGGGCGATGCGCCGGTCGCCTGGGCCGACCCGCTGGACGTGCCGTCCATCACGGCTGCGCTGGACACCGCGCTGCAGCGTGCGCCTTTCGCGCTGCCCGCCGTGTGCCGCCGCTTCTCGTGGCCGGCCAGCGCCGCCCAGCATCTCGCGCACTACCGCGCCCAACCTGTCCATTGCCAAGCCTGA
- a CDS encoding sll0787 family AIR synthase-like protein — protein sequence MNAAALAEALRASRGFAHKTDIADVVSALASYQPAAATTAVAVGDDCAAIPFNDADGEGYLLFAIEGLVEDFIARMPWFAGYCSVMVNVSDIYAMGGRPLAVVDALWSKGMDPAAQVLEGMATASQRYGVPIVGGHSNNRAMHGQLAVAILGRARRLLTSFNARPGDRLVMAVDLRGAYQEPYPYWNASTSAPASRLRADLELLPELAETGLCDAAKDISMAGVVGTALMLLECSKVGARIDIGAVPRPAEVQTEAELLRWLCAFPSYGFVLSVRPEHTAQVLARFTSRGLACAVIGEVTETPEVLLTHEGEHALLWNVAEQTFITAREALHA from the coding sequence ATGAACGCCGCTGCATTGGCCGAAGCCCTGCGCGCGAGCCGCGGCTTCGCGCACAAGACCGACATCGCCGACGTGGTCTCGGCACTCGCCAGCTACCAGCCCGCCGCCGCCACGACCGCGGTGGCCGTCGGGGACGACTGCGCGGCGATTCCGTTCAACGACGCCGATGGCGAAGGCTACCTGCTGTTCGCCATCGAAGGCCTGGTCGAGGACTTCATCGCCCGCATGCCGTGGTTCGCCGGCTACTGCAGCGTGATGGTCAACGTGAGCGACATCTACGCCATGGGCGGCCGGCCGCTGGCCGTGGTCGATGCGCTGTGGAGCAAAGGCATGGACCCGGCCGCGCAGGTGCTCGAAGGCATGGCGACGGCTTCGCAACGCTACGGCGTGCCCATCGTCGGCGGCCACAGCAACAACCGCGCGATGCACGGGCAGCTTGCAGTCGCCATCCTCGGCCGCGCCCGTCGCCTGCTCACGAGCTTCAACGCGCGGCCTGGCGACCGGTTGGTGATGGCGGTGGATCTGCGAGGCGCGTACCAGGAGCCCTATCCGTACTGGAACGCATCGACAAGCGCGCCCGCCAGCCGCCTGCGTGCCGACCTGGAACTGCTGCCCGAGTTGGCCGAAACCGGCCTGTGCGATGCGGCCAAGGACATCAGCATGGCGGGTGTGGTCGGCACGGCGCTGATGCTGCTCGAATGTTCGAAGGTCGGCGCGCGCATCGACATCGGCGCGGTGCCGCGGCCGGCCGAGGTGCAGACCGAAGCGGAGTTGCTGCGCTGGCTCTGCGCGTTCCCGAGCTACGGCTTCGTCCTGAGCGTGCGGCCTGAACACACAGCGCAAGTGCTCGCGCGGTTCACCTCGCGCGGGCTGGCTTGCGCGGTGATCGGCGAAGTCACCGAAACCCCCGAGGTGTTGTTGACTCACGAAGGCGAACACGCCTTGTTGTGGAACGTGGCCGAACAAACCTTCATCACCGCGCGCGAGGCCTTGCATGCCTGA
- a CDS encoding MSMEG_0567/Sll0786 family nitrogen starvation N-acetyltransferase, with translation MHAVEAYCDLPQDFVPSEFRIKWADGTWERQEAHRLRRDVFCTEQRLFDGDDIDVIDASAQPIVARACIGGMADQVVGCVRIHEAEPGLWWGSRLAVDAGFRRNVGLATTLIRLAVSSAHARGAQIFLAHVQSQNLALFEHLHWSALKQEMLHGRSHHLMQADLAFYPPCYDVMTGYVVRPKVKA, from the coding sequence ATGCATGCCGTTGAAGCCTACTGCGACCTGCCGCAAGATTTCGTGCCCAGCGAGTTCCGCATCAAGTGGGCCGATGGCACCTGGGAGCGGCAGGAAGCGCATCGCCTGCGCCGCGACGTGTTCTGCACCGAGCAGCGCTTGTTCGACGGTGACGACATCGACGTGATCGATGCCAGCGCCCAGCCGATCGTGGCCCGTGCCTGCATCGGCGGCATGGCCGACCAGGTGGTGGGCTGCGTGCGGATCCATGAGGCCGAGCCGGGCTTGTGGTGGGGCTCGCGACTCGCGGTGGACGCCGGCTTTCGCCGCAACGTGGGCCTGGCCACCACCTTGATCCGCCTGGCCGTGAGCAGCGCCCATGCCCGCGGCGCACAGATCTTCCTGGCCCATGTACAGAGCCAGAACCTCGCGCTGTTCGAACACCTGCACTGGTCCGCGCTGAAGCAGGAAATGCTGCATGGCCGCTCGCACCACCTGATGCAGGCCGACCTGGCGTTCTACCCGCCGTGTTACGACGTGATGACCGGCTACGTCGTGCGGCCGAAGGTCAAGGCATGA